In Brachybacterium fresconis, the genomic stretch CGGCGTGGACCTCCTGCGCCACGGCACCGAGTCCGATGCCGACACCATCCGCGACACCGCCGTGGCCCAGCCGCTCCTGGTCGCCGCCGGCATCATCGCCTCCGCGCAGCTGCGCGCCGAGGGGGACCTGGCCCCTGCCGATGCGATCGCCGGGCACAGCGTCGGGGAGCTGACCGCCGCGGCCCTGGCCGGCGTGCTCACCGATCAGGACGCGATGCGCCTGGTCGCCGTCCGCTCCACGGCGATGGCGCAGGCCGCCGCGGCCGAGCCGACGTCGATGGCGGCGGTCGTCGGCGGCGCCCGCGAGGACGTGCTCGCCGCGATCGAGCGGCACGGCCTGCACGCCGCGAACATCAACTCCGCCCAGCAGGTGGTGGCGGCCGGTTCCGTCGAGGCGATCACGGCCCTCGGCGAGGACGGTCCGGCGAAGGCCCGTGTGATCCCGCTGCAGGTCGCCGGGGCGTTCCACACTCCGTACATGGCCGGCGCCCGCGAGGAGCTGGCCGCATTCGTCCCCTCGCTGACCGCGAGCGATCCCTCCGTGCCGCTGATCTCCAACGCCGGCGGCGACGTCGTCACGGCGGGGTCCCGCTATCTCGACCAGATCGTCACCCAGGTCGCCTCCCCCGTCGACTGGGAGGCCTGCATGGGGACCCTGCGCGAGCGGGGCGTGACCGCGATGCTCGAGCTCGCCCCCGC encodes the following:
- a CDS encoding ACP S-malonyltransferase; translation: MLAIVCPGQGAQKPGFLSPWRELPGVEDTLASLSEAGGVDLLRHGTESDADTIRDTAVAQPLLVAAGIIASAQLRAEGDLAPADAIAGHSVGELTAAALAGVLTDQDAMRLVAVRSTAMAQAAAAEPTSMAAVVGGAREDVLAAIERHGLHAANINSAQQVVAAGSVEAITALGEDGPAKARVIPLQVAGAFHTPYMAGAREELAAFVPSLTASDPSVPLISNAGGDVVTAGSRYLDQIVTQVASPVDWEACMGTLRERGVTAMLELAPAGTLIGLAKRDLRGIATASLNTPDDLEAARELVREHAGAAPIEDQEN